One part of the Lotus japonicus ecotype B-129 chromosome 2, LjGifu_v1.2 genome encodes these proteins:
- the LOC130739805 gene encoding casparian strip membrane protein 1-like, with the protein MKGGSIEIGEVSKGASQRKGMKRGLSIMDFILRIVAAAATLGGAVGMGTAEESLPFVTNFMQFRAEYDDLPSFVFFVLANSLVCGYLVLSLILSVFHIVRSSAVKSRVLLIVFDTVMLGLLIAGASAAAAIVYLAHNGNSKANWFPICQQFNNYCQQASGSVVGSYIAVAFLIILILLSAAAISRH; encoded by the exons ATGAAGGGAGGTTCAATTGAAATTGGTGAAGTGTCAAAGGGTGCATCCCAAAGAAAAGGGATGAAGAGAGGATTGTCTATAATGGACTTTATTTTGAGAATTGTGGCAGCTGCTGCAACACTAGGTGGTGCAGTGGGCATGGGAACAGCTGAAGAGAGCCTTCCATTTGTCACTAACTTTATGCAATTCAGGGCTGAATATGATGACCTTCCTTCATTTGT GTTTTTTGTGCTGGCTAACTCTCTTGTCTGTGGCTACCTTGTGCTCTCACTCATACTATCTGTCTTCCACATAGTCAGAAGCTCTGCAGTTAAAAGTAGAGTTCTCCTCATTGTTTTTGACACG GTGATGCTGGGTCTCCTCATAGCAGGAGCATCTGCAGCAGCAGCCATTGTGTATCTAGCTCATAATGGAAACTCAAAAGCCAATTGGTTCCCAATTTGCCAGCAATTCAACAATTACTGCCAACAAGCTTCAGGTTCAGTGGTTGGATCTTACATTGCTGTTGCGTTTCTCATCATACTAATTCTCCTATCAGCAGCAGCAATCTCTCGACACTGA
- the LOC130739804 gene encoding photosynthetic NDH subunit of lumenal location 2, chloroplastic, which translates to MSSFTHATTLLHAHIKTKQRNTSKTTNPLPLINNQAPFSAEHSNDTTSRRKLISTFLTTSTAVLVAGGVYGGGVPPPALAEKWGTRSFLKEHFFEPGLSPEDAVERIKQTAEGLHSMRDMLESMSWRYVMFYIRLKQSYLDQDLKNAITTLPENRKKEYVKTANDLVDNMAELDRHVRSPKVYESYLYYERLLKSIDELVAILA; encoded by the exons ATGTCGAGCTTCACTCACGCCACCACACTCCTCCATGCTCACATTAAAACCAAGCAAAGAAACACTTCCAAAACTACCAACCCTTTACCTCTTATTAACAACCAAGCACCATTTTCTGCTGAACACAGCAATGATACAACCAGCAGAAGAAAATTGATTTCAACATTTCTTACCACTTCAACAGCAGTGCTAGTAGCAGGAGGAGTTTATGGCGGTGGTGTACCGCCTCCGGCACTAGCGGAGAAGTGGGGGACACGTTCTTTCTTGAAGGAGCATTTCTTTGAGCCAGGGCTTTCCCCTGAAGATGCAGTGGAGAGGATAAAGCAAACTGCTGAGGGGCTGCATAGTATGAGGGACATGTTGGAGAGCATGTCTTGGAGGTATGTCATGTTCTACATTCGATTGAAGCAGTCCTATCTTGACCAGGATTTGAAAAATGCTATCACTACTCTGCCTGAGAATCGCAAGAAGGAGTATGTTAAGACTGCTAATGACTTGGTGGACAACATGGCTGAG CTTGATCGGCATGTTCGGTCGCCAAAGGTATATGAATCGTACCTATACTACGAGAGGTTACTGAAATCAATAGATGAACTTGTAGCTATTTTAGCATAG
- the LOC130739802 gene encoding NAC domain-containing protein 2-like gives MEGSSSSELPPGFRFHPTDEELIVHYLCNQVSSHPCPAPIIPEVDIYKFDPWELPDKTAFGEKEWYFFSPRERKYPNGARPNRAAVSGYWKATGTDKSIFSGSQHVGVKKALVFYKGKPPKGVKTDWIMHEYRLIGTTTQPPRQIGSMRLDDWVLCRIYKKKATANSLEVKEEEYPTTPIDLKRANEECEQKIDLKFPRTNSLANLLDVDYLGSISQILSDGSYNSTFDFQLNSAHGGTDPLQLMEMPTNSSYAADSGKLQVKRNNTINPTIFVKQDYDHRGQ, from the exons ATGGAGGGAAGCTCAAGCTCTGAACTCCCACCTGGCTTCAGGTTTCATCCTACAGATGAGGAACTAATTGTGCACTACCTTTGTAATCAAGTCTCATCACATCCATGCCCTGCACCTATCATCCCTGAAGTGGATATCTATAAATTTGATCCATGGGAATTGCCTG ATAAAACAGCTTTTGGAGAAAAGGAATGGTATTTCTTTAGTCCAAGAGAGAGGAAATATCCAAATGGGGCGAGGCCTAATAGGGCAGCTGTGTCTGGGTATTGGAAGGCTACTGGCACAGACAAATCAATCTTTAGTGGGTCTCAGCATGTTGGGGTGAAGAAAGCTTTGGTCTTTTACAAGGGTAAGCCACCAAAGGGTGTCAAGACAGATTGGATCATGCATGAGTATAGACTAATTGGAACAACAACACAACCCCCTAGGCAAATTGGGTCCATGAGA CTTGATGACTGGGTCCTGTGTAGGATCTATAAGAAGAAGGCCACAGCAAATTCACTAGAGGTAAAAGAGGAAGAATACCCAACAACTCCAATTGATCTGAAAAGAGCAAATGAAGAGTGTGAACAGAAAATTGATCTGAAATTTCCAAGGACTAATTCCCTTGCTAATCTTTTGGATGTGGATTACTTGGGTTCAATTTCACAGATTTTATCTGATGGATCATATAACTCAACATTTGACTTTCAACTTAACTCTGCACATGGTGGAACAGACCCATTACAGCTGATGGAAATGCCTACTAACTCTAGTTATGCAGCAGATTCAGGGAAGCTACAAGTGAAACGAAACAACACCATCAACCCAACGATATTTGTGAAACAAGATTATGACCATAGAGGACAATAG
- the LOC130739803 gene encoding 2-hydroxy-palmitic acid dioxygenase MPO1-like yields MGRIGLFDLEKHFAFYGAYHSNPVNIAIHVLFVWPIFFSALLILYFIPPFFNLPNLEFFLWGNHVILVWNVGFLVALIYAVFYAALDLKAGSLAALLCAACWVGSSFVASQLGLPLAWKVVLVIQIVCWIGQFIGHGVFEKRAPALLDNLIQAFVMAPFFVLLEALQTLFGYEPYPGFHSIVQAEIEANINEWQESKQKLIS; encoded by the exons ATGGGAAGGATTGGACTGTTTGATCTTGAAAAACATTTTGCTTTTTATGGAGCTTACCACAGCAACCCAGTTAACATAGCAATCCATGTGTTGTTCGTTTGGCCTATCTTTTTCTCAGCTCTTCTTATTCTATACTTCATCCCTCCCTTCTTCAACCTTCCAAATTTGGAGTTTTTCCTCTGGGGGAACCATGTGATTTTGGTGTGGAATGTTGGGTTCTTGGTTGCTTTAATTTACGCAGTTTTCTATGCTGCTTTGGATCTCAAAGCTGGTTCATTGGCTGCTTTGCTTTGTGCTGCTTGTTGGGTTGGTAGCAGTTTTGTTGCAAGCCAACTTGGGTTACCTCTTGCTTGGAAG GTTGTTCTGGTGATTCAGATAGTGTGTTGGATAGGGCAGTTCATTGGTCATGGAGTATTTGAG AAACGAGCACCTGCTCTTTTGGATAAcctcattcaggcctttgtaaTGGCTCCTTTCTTTGTATTGCTGGAG GCTCTCCAAACTTTATTTGGTTATGAGCCATATCCAGGATTTCATTCAATAGTGCAAGCAGAAATTGAAGCTAATATCAATGAGTGGCAGGAAAGTAAGCAGAAACTAATTTCATAG